From a single Micromonospora sp. WMMD1102 genomic region:
- a CDS encoding helix-turn-helix transcriptional regulator, protein MHDSATPRLGDQMRRLRAERGLSLRELARVAFYGKSYLHELETGAKEPTQQAALRIDGALGADGALAALAQTGVRRRAVIAHAGIAVVLPEAILDYGRRVSADVPRQIADRTARLRRIDDYLGGADTYQMYTTELDSTRRLIQDGSYPDRTGRALLSVCAEQAQMAGWAAFDAGRYDDAERLYGTSLTAARDAGDAPLAGNAMAFLAYQELALGRPATPTIVEACETADPTATPSVRALLHMRRAWIHAVHGQPEDAERHLDIGVSCLTDQDDRPEPDWVYWVDQQEAEIMTGRCWTVLRRPLRAIPVLESVLRRYDDTHARDKALYLSWLADAYLDVNEIEQCCVTAEKAVRLSSGVASVRPKQRIEALLTRLAPHAELTCVAALRDSMVTRSAP, encoded by the coding sequence ATGCACGACTCTGCTACGCCAAGATTGGGAGATCAGATGCGCCGGCTCCGGGCCGAGCGCGGGTTGTCGCTGCGTGAACTCGCGCGGGTGGCGTTCTACGGCAAGAGCTACCTGCACGAGTTGGAGACCGGAGCCAAGGAGCCGACACAGCAGGCGGCTCTGCGCATCGACGGAGCCCTCGGCGCCGATGGTGCCCTGGCGGCCCTCGCGCAGACGGGCGTACGTCGGCGTGCGGTGATCGCACATGCCGGAATCGCCGTCGTCCTCCCCGAGGCGATTCTCGATTACGGCCGTAGAGTCTCCGCTGATGTGCCGCGGCAGATTGCCGACCGCACCGCCCGGCTGCGACGGATCGACGACTACCTCGGCGGGGCCGACACGTACCAGATGTACACCACCGAGTTGGACTCGACTCGGCGGCTGATCCAGGACGGAAGTTACCCCGACCGTACCGGCCGGGCGCTGCTGTCGGTCTGCGCCGAGCAGGCGCAGATGGCCGGTTGGGCCGCGTTTGATGCCGGACGGTACGACGACGCGGAGCGGCTCTACGGCACCAGCCTCACCGCCGCCCGTGACGCCGGAGACGCGCCGCTCGCCGGCAATGCCATGGCTTTTCTCGCGTATCAGGAGCTAGCCCTGGGTAGGCCCGCGACACCGACGATCGTGGAAGCCTGCGAGACTGCCGATCCGACTGCGACGCCAAGCGTCCGCGCACTGTTGCACATGCGTCGCGCCTGGATTCACGCCGTGCACGGGCAACCCGAGGACGCCGAGCGACATCTCGACATCGGCGTGAGCTGCCTGACAGATCAGGACGACCGGCCGGAGCCGGACTGGGTGTACTGGGTCGACCAGCAGGAAGCCGAGATCATGACTGGACGATGCTGGACGGTCCTGCGTCGGCCGCTGCGGGCGATCCCCGTCCTCGAATCGGTGCTCCGCCGCTACGACGACACCCACGCCCGCGACAAGGCGTTGTACCTGTCCTGGCTCGCCGATGCCTATCTGGACGTCAACGAGATCGAGCAGTGCTGTGTGACCGCCGAGAAGGCCGTACGGCTGTCTTCCGGCGTCGCGTCGGTCCGCCCCAAGCAGCGAATCGAGGCACTGCTCACGCGGCTTGCTCCTCATGCGGAACTGACATGTGTCGCCGCGCTACGGGATTCGATGGTTACCCGATCTGCTCCGTGA
- a CDS encoding DUF4062 domain-containing protein, with translation MTKVYVSATFRDLQEHRAAVQLALRRLRVEDTAMESYVAEDRRPLERCLADVADCDVYIGIFAWRYGFIPPGFDRSITELEYREALAHGKRCLIFLVDEEAPWPRSYVDRGNDAVRIEAFRAELADRHMCSLFSDPSQLAAMVTAAVANVLSEANFSQYPSSTLGQDVLRRYFGRLRQHYGVLDLDVLTPAHSEEHFQLQLASVFVEQSVLPVSSGILNTSDRSAEPVDPWASPPQPLFDALADPEKRRIVLLGAPGSGKSTIIRYLALTLSQEDHDHRLTTLADHVPLLVQLRSYAALAADGRCEGFVAYLDYLARTNGLGIDRRMLVRHLRTGRTLVLFDGLDEVLDPRQREEVSSQIAGFATEFPNVRMVVSSRPYGYAKRVFVAAGFSDLMLQPLDAKQIAAFLSSWYRLTSTTKAVEEEAPAREARLLDAIEHSPSLREMAGNPMLLTILTIVGKHQVLPRTRLRIYRHATDLLIEFWDVTRHLRTPESTGFIEIEDKRELLRRVAYRMQEADNGLRGNDIKSDELRRVFEEYFVDRYQMDLVAVRGISQSLIESFSVRSGILTEVEEGTYRFAHRLFLEFFAADAIVTRFRRGELSPLQLRRLSR, from the coding sequence GTGACCAAGGTCTACGTATCGGCAACCTTCAGAGATCTGCAGGAACATCGCGCGGCCGTCCAGCTCGCGTTGCGCCGGCTGCGCGTGGAGGACACGGCAATGGAGTCGTACGTCGCCGAGGATCGCCGTCCGCTGGAACGGTGCCTGGCCGACGTGGCGGACTGCGATGTCTACATAGGCATATTCGCCTGGCGGTACGGGTTCATCCCGCCGGGCTTCGACCGCTCCATCACCGAGCTGGAGTATCGCGAGGCGCTCGCACACGGAAAGCGCTGCCTGATCTTCCTGGTCGACGAGGAAGCGCCATGGCCGCGCAGTTACGTCGATCGGGGCAACGACGCGGTCCGCATCGAGGCGTTCCGCGCGGAGTTGGCCGACCGCCACATGTGCAGTCTCTTCAGCGATCCTTCCCAGCTCGCGGCAATGGTGACCGCGGCGGTGGCCAACGTGCTGAGCGAGGCGAACTTTTCGCAGTACCCGTCCTCTACCCTGGGTCAGGACGTGCTACGGCGATATTTCGGTCGTCTGCGACAGCACTACGGCGTGCTCGACCTGGACGTCCTGACGCCAGCGCACTCGGAGGAGCACTTCCAACTCCAGTTGGCGTCGGTGTTCGTCGAGCAGTCGGTGCTCCCGGTGTCGTCCGGGATTTTGAACACCTCGGATCGTTCGGCCGAGCCGGTCGACCCCTGGGCGTCTCCGCCGCAGCCCCTGTTCGACGCCCTCGCTGATCCGGAGAAGCGCAGGATTGTCCTGCTCGGTGCCCCGGGCTCCGGGAAGTCGACCATCATCCGATACCTGGCACTTACCCTTAGCCAGGAGGATCACGATCATCGACTGACTACGTTGGCCGATCACGTTCCACTGCTGGTCCAGCTCCGGTCGTACGCTGCTCTCGCGGCCGACGGACGCTGCGAGGGGTTCGTCGCCTATCTGGACTACCTGGCCCGTACGAACGGGTTGGGCATCGACCGGCGCATGCTGGTCCGTCATCTCAGGACGGGCAGGACGCTTGTCCTGTTCGATGGGCTCGACGAGGTTCTCGATCCGCGTCAACGTGAGGAGGTGTCCAGCCAGATCGCGGGATTCGCAACCGAGTTTCCGAACGTCCGGATGGTCGTCAGCAGCCGGCCCTACGGCTACGCCAAGCGGGTCTTCGTGGCTGCCGGGTTCAGTGACCTAATGCTCCAGCCCTTGGACGCCAAGCAGATCGCGGCGTTCCTCTCGTCCTGGTATCGGCTGACCTCGACGACGAAGGCGGTCGAGGAAGAGGCGCCGGCTCGGGAGGCGCGTCTGCTCGACGCGATTGAGCACTCACCGTCGTTGCGGGAGATGGCGGGCAACCCGATGCTCCTGACGATCCTGACGATTGTGGGAAAGCACCAGGTCCTGCCCCGAACGCGCCTGCGTATCTACCGGCACGCAACTGATCTGTTGATCGAGTTTTGGGACGTCACCCGCCATCTGCGCACGCCGGAGAGTACCGGCTTCATCGAGATCGAGGACAAGCGGGAGCTTCTCCGTCGGGTCGCCTATCGTATGCAGGAGGCCGACAACGGCCTGCGTGGTAACGACATCAAATCGGACGAGTTGCGGCGGGTGTTCGAGGAATACTTTGTCGATAGATACCAAATGGATCTGGTCGCGGTTCGTGGCATCAGTCAGTCTCTCATCGAATCATTCAGCGTTCGTAGCGGCATCCTGACGGAGGTCGAGGAAGGGACCTACCGGTTCGCGCACCGCCTCTTCCTCGAGTTCTTCGCGGCGGACGCCATCGTCACCCGGTTCCGCCGTGGCGAGTTGTCGCCCTTGCAACTCCGGCGATTGTCGCGTTGA